CTCCACCAAAAGTGCCTGGGAAATACCAACCTTCACGACTTGGACCACATCACGAAAGAAGTAATGGTTCTAGTGAGGGAGGTGATCTTGATGGTGAATCTGGAGCTCCAAAAGCCAAATTGAAGCCATTCTTCTGGGATAAGGTTCTTGCCAACCCTGATCAGTCAATGGTCTGGCATGAGATTAGTTCGGGATCATTCCAGTAAGGACACACCTCTATCTAACTTCAAATTCCATCAAGTCAAACCTGTCAATTTGATCAccaaattatttacaaattttgcAGGTTCAATGAGGAGATGATAGAGTCTCTATTTGGTTATGCCAACAtggataaaaacaaaattgagcGCAAGAAAGATTCTGCATCCCTTGAACCTTCAATCCAGTACATTCAAATTATTGATGCTAAGAAAGCACAAAATTTATCAATTCTACTACGAGCGCTGAATGTGACAACAGAAGAAGTCCTTGATGCTCTTCAtgaaggtctctctctctctctctctctctctctctctccctgaaGTGAGAAAACACATGCATAAAAAAAACTTCTTCAACTGTCAATTAAAGGACTGTTCAATTTGATGGTGTGCTCTTTATCCTCGGAGAGTTGTCCATTGATATCCACTCTTAAGTTCCAAATCTACCTTTATTATTCAGACTTTTTTTGTTCATGCTGTTTATGTGGCTTCAGCCCAAGGGATAGTCCGAACTGTATCGATGAGGAGCTCCCTTCATATTTCGACACAGACGAGAACTGCTCTGTATTTAATGCAATAGTTGATGCTGCTTCGTAATATAATGTGTTCTATGAAAAGCAAGAAATAATCGATGTCAGGTGCTTGATGAAAGTAGGACGTACAAGTAAACCTTCAAGATCTGaaataatagaaagaaaaaaaaaatccttgaatCTTCAGTTCAGATTTGAATAAACTTATTGTATCAATATTGAgatgaaaatttattgatgtcTCTAGCGTTGTATATTTCTgtgctatcttctttgttcttGATCATGCTTAgtgttttttcttgtatacaTCCAGTATACTTGGGTCGAGCCCTTTgcactttttaataaattttctttacttattaaaaaatattatctgCTGAACCTGTTGGGAACTCAAGTAGTTTCTATTGAAGTTACTAGGTAAGAGTGAGTGtgaattttttctttggttttccaTAGTggttaatatattaatttttaacgTCACAGTTTTTCGTAGTTAGTTAATTATGCTTGTTAGTAGCACGCAGAGTGAAAAATTAAGCATATAGAAAAGTGTATAATACTGATAGATTTGGGATGTGGACCAAGGTTTTGCATGTTCATGTCTCTGTATTGTGCAAAGATCTGTGCTGCAAAGTTTTAATTGTTATTGTTCTGCCAGATGAAAGAAGCGATTTTAGGAAGAAAATGTATTTGGGGTAATTCTAGTATGTCGGCTACAGACCATTGATCCCCCATTACTATTCTTATGTACTGATTGATTCAAGTGAGCAAAATATgttcaagaaaataataatgagcAACCACAACATAAATAGAACTAGTGTGAAACCTATGCACCAAAGAAACTATGAATAATATGTTTTACTTGCTATTCTTTTATGCTGGCCTATATGCAATTTAGTGTCTTACTTCATATACACCTAGACGAAGTTGTTTAGTTATGGATATGCTTGTGTTGGGTTTAAAGGCATCAAAAGCTTATTATCAATTGATTGAATCAGGTAATGAGCTTCCTGTGGAGCTCCTTCACACTTTGTTGAAGATGTCACCAACAACAGATGAGGAACTGAAGCTCAGGTTATTCAGTGGCGATCTTTCTCGGCTTGGCCCTGCAGATCGGTTCCTAAAAGTGTTGGTTGACTTCCCATTTGCGTTTAAACGACTAGAGTCACTTCTGTTCATGAGTTCCCTACAAGAGGAGGTTTCTAACGTTAAAGAGTCCTTGTCAACTCTAGAGGTGAGACAATAGAAATGTGAATATATTGTGTCTCACATCTAATTTTATGTTGCAAGGAATCTCATACAATATGTCCTCTTTTAGTAGACATACATAATGCAGGATTCTGGACTAGGTTATCCTCACGGTTTATATCGAGAATTGTTATGAGCTTGAATGTAGATCTAATGTTAGCCAGATTTTATAGTTATATAATCATGCCTTATCTTAAATGGCAGGTTGCTTGCAAGAAACTAAAAAGCAGCAGGCTATTCCTAAAACTCTTAGAAGCAGTTCTCAAAACTGGAAATCGCATGAATGATGGTACCTACAGAGGTGGTGCACAGGCATTTAAGCTTGACACACTCTTGAAACTGTCAGATGTAAAAGGAACTGATGGCAAGACCACACTACTGCACTTTGTTGTTCAGGAGATCATCCGTTCTGAAGGCATACGAGCTGTCCGTACAGCCAGAGCAAGCCAGAGTGACACCAGCGTGAAAACAGATGATTTTGCTGAGGATCTCACTGAGGAATCAGCAGAGCATTATCGTATTCTTGGTCTTCAGGTGGTTTCAGGTTTAAGCAGTGAACTTGAAGATGTAAAAAAGGCAGCATTTATAGATGCTGATGGCCTAACCGTTACAGTGTCAAAACTCAACCAATCGTTGAGAAAAACTAAAGATTTCCTAAACGCTGAGATGAAGAGTCTGGATGAAGAGAGTGAATTCCATAGTACACTAGCCAATTTTGTGGAGTGTGTGGAAGCTGACATTTCAGGGCTATTGGGGGAAGAAAAGAGAATAATGACTCTGGTGAAAAGCACTGCAGATTACTTCCATGGGAAGGCAGGAAAGGACGAAGGCTTGCGTTTGTTTGCAATTGTACGTGATTTCTTGCGAATGTTAGATAAGGCATGTAAAGAGGTTAGGGATGCTGGAATGAAGGCAGTGAGCAGGACTCCAAAGAAAGCAGCAGCTCCAGCAATGTCGTCTTCTCCAGAAATCCATCAGCAGTTTCCAGACATACGTCAGCGACTATTTCCAGCAATAATGGAGCGGCGGAAGGACAACTCCAGTTCAGATGATGAGAGTCTATCTCCTTAGCTTTCGTTTCaaataggtatatatatatatatatataagagcttTGAATTGGCAGCTTCTCTTCCCCCCAACTCCATTCTTTTGAGTTAAAACAAAGCAGCTTCCTTGCATGTGCTTTGGCCCTTGGGTGTAGCTCATTAGCTACAAGGAACTTCTAAAAGATTTTGCATCAATATCTGCATCAGCGACTCTAAGCTAATGATCTATGAGCCCACGAGGGTTAGTTCAAATGGTCACTCGTTTGGTGTAATATCACGagattgaatattttattagtatttttttaatgcattgtTGAGTTACTTTGCACAACAAATTTGCTGAGCACCGTAACAACTAGTCAAATTCTTAGCTAAAATGAGTAGccatatatatagattttttaaGTATCTTTTGCTACAAATGTGAGTGCTCATGTCAATATTTTTGGAAGTAGCTCTCAGAACCTCCATTTTGTCCAAACTAGAAATTTTGCTGAAGATCAAGAGCTTCCTTAACAGTCATATATGTGAATTATTCTTATTAATTCTTTTCTTATCTTTGGCACCCCATTCAGGTTGGAATTCCCGCAGAACTGAAGTCCATATCTCAGCTTCATCCAGCAAACAGAATGCAAAGTTGGAGTTTCATTCTTGATATCTCGGTACATGATATTTGTCAGCTGATGGAAGTTCTAATTTTGATGGCTGAGAAGGGACCTGTGTCGTGTACATTTTCAGTGATGGCAGAAAGATTTTGGTTGTACAGAAACTTGAAGTACCTACTAAACTGTATCTTCTTCATTTATCTGTTATGATTTGTTCTCTTGTTGTTAAACCCAACTTGTTGGATATGTGATGTGCCCCCCATGTTCGTCCATGTCCTTCTCATGTACACCACAAAGCTCCCGTCTTGTCCTTCTGGTGTCTTGGAACAGAGTTGGGTTGTATCAGATTATGTTGTCTCCTTGCTCTATCAGATTATTATAGTTACTGCTTTCAGAAACTTAATTGCATGGTGTCTACAAGACTACACCTTTAACCTCAGACCATCCCAAGACTAGACAACAAGTTGCCCATCAAAGGAATTTGGGCAAAGTTTTCTATAAATTGGGTAGAAGGAATTGATATTTGTCTCTTAGAGtgagaattacattttttttgtaaagataGATGtgagtttaataaattaattttttcaataaaaaatgtCTGCTTTGACAAattacttactttttttttttttatttgaatatgttacgacatttaatttaaaataagggttaattacctttttagcaTATAtgttttcacatttttattttttctacaggttttaatttatatcacatATGGTACttgacttatgggtaaatactaGTTTAGTACTTCCGTCACTAATCCGTTAGCTAAACTAACAGACTGTCATAGGATAATTTCGACTACCCTTACGGCTAGTTTGGGGGCCTTGAGGCctgagggtggttcggccaccctccaATAGCAAAATAAGGGTGGCCGAGTTACCTCTTGAAGTCATGAGGGTAGTCGAACCACCCTCAAACCAGCTACAGGAGGTCATTCTGTTAATTTGGCTAATGAAATGATGACGGGGGTACTAAACTAGCATTTATTCATAAGTAAAGTATCATCTGTGATGTTCTCAAGAGGTATCTTAAttggctgtggaccacgcctcatgtTGAAACTTAagtgggaaaaaagaaaatgtagatACCTAGatactaaaaagataattaaccctaaaaataattatgattttaagatGTTTACCTTATAAAATTAAGATCTTAATATAGATTAAAATCTAATGAAGTTCCTACTAACAAATGTTAGCGGTGGTGCCTATAAAAAGAGCATCCCAACAAAATTaggtaaaatatttaactatatttaGTTTAACTACTACTTTTTCAAATCAGATTAACAAAAACAAGCTGTTAAACCTGATTTTTGcctcatattaaattattaattaattaaatgtacacagcacaaatttttttggggtaCATGCTGACGATGGTCCAAAGAAAAGATCCACACCCGACAAAAGGACAACAAAAGGACAATTAGGACCTTCTTTCAACAATAGTCTGATTTATAGTTAGAGGTGTAAAGGAGAGCGGATAATTTGCTATAACTGCTAATTATCGTAACCACTTAACCGTTATATTGTCTAGTGTTagaggttagcggttattcGGTTTACTAACTGTAACTACTAACCACCTTtttatctaatatttttttataattataattataattataatagtatttatacatataatataatcaattgatcttaaatcactttttttttttttgaaatacttaaatcataatttgagtattaatatattatcactagaatttatatgattatataatataatcaattgattattaaatcatttgattatataataacaaattatatatatataatatgacataactcataagtcataaatATGCAAGTTCatattaatataacaattaagtacctaaagacttagttccaatgaatgatataaacttataagcccatatatgttataaattatatatatatatatatatatatatatgcaattatgcatattgaataatataaatatataagatcaatacataatcatatgattcaatgacaattcaaatacttattaaagTTAATTATGTTagtaatgtacaatgataatgtgattcgtataatataaaattaagtaattgacattgatttaaataatatgttacttataactacaattaaagtattattattctaatttatataattatataataacaaattatatatatatatatatatgatttgtataatatcaattgtttaactattttctattttcaattgTATAATATCAAGTTTTATTCAATTCTATTCTCTATTTTCAATtcattcgtataatatcaattgtataatatcaagttaatcattttttcaaaaactatttctcttaatttcttagtaattttttaaaccaattgtTTTATGTCAAACCAATGAGTATATATtcatcatttccttgatttcaTCTAATTAACCTGAAGTCCTAACACTCTCTCTCTACCGCCTGCctccctctcactctcacttGTCACTATGTCTCCCTCCCTCACACTCTCATCAttgtctctctccctctcactcttGGCACTGTCTCTCCTCGTCGGTGACTGTTGTTGCTCGCTAAGACTGTCTCTCCTCGTGGGTTGCTGTTACTGCTCTGTCTTTGTCGCCACTCGCCGTCTCTATCTCATTTTCGCCGCTCAATATCTCTATTGCTGCTCGCTGTCTCCGTTGTGTCTCTTTGTCGTTGCTCTGTCTCTGTAAGcctaaaaggcaaaaaaaaaaaaattcaaaaaagtccaagcccaattttaaaaaagcagtTATAGCGAGTGGTTATatgttttactaaccgctaactggcAGTTAGtagctaactgctaaccgttaggcggttatgattacggttagtgaaatttattAACCGTTAAGGTGGTTACAGAACCGCCTTTACACCCTTAATTAAAGGCAATATACCCAGTCATCCAACGACACGTCGTAGCAGTCTCGGGCCTAAACCCTACTACCACGCAATATAAAACCCCTTCTACTTCTCTGTTCTCTTCTCCCTCGATCGTTCTCTGTCTCTGGCGATAATGGCTCCGAAGCGTCTCAAAGAAGACCCACCACCCGCCACTGCTTCTTCtggggaagaagaagaggaagagtcCGAGAACGAAGCCGtttcagaagaagaagaagaagaagaaaaagaaaaatctgagaatgaagaagaagaagaagacgatgatggcgaagaggaggaagacgaagaagaagaaaaatcccCTGTGGGAAAGCCTACTGTAACCCCGTCCAAACACCAACCGTTATCCGGGTCTGAAACCGAGTCCGGGTCCGGGACGGACTCCGAGTCCGGCTCCGACCCCAAGTCCCCGCCTTCCCCGTCCGGCTCCGCCTTCACCATCAAGCCGATAGCGTCCAAGCCCATGGCCAACGGTCCACTCAAACCCACAAAGGCCAACAACAACACTCCGATAACTGTTTCCGGGTCGTCGAAACGCGCGGCAGAGTCCGATCCGGATAAGGCAAAGGACTCGAAGAAGAGAAAGGTAATATCATCCTCGTCAACAACAGCAACCAACGGCGACGATGAGGACCCGAAGAAGGTATCCGGACCCGGAACTGGGGGAATCCCACGGCTGTGGGGCGAGGAGGACGAGCTG
This window of the Corylus avellana chromosome ca5, CavTom2PMs-1.0 genome carries:
- the LOC132182641 gene encoding formin-like protein 3: MGLRKAGYAVVFVIFLCGLSIRGSDAWKSETLVRNGGSQETDERMVEQVSTHCRKELLDRKMSVKDFDLYILREAVRDSKLALVAEGNIDRPIIVLHPHMKQTVLDCLGRKSLLLNVPGEEACSKNWVIKCVDLLFSLPNSPRRYLASQSLQQIAPRPATPLAPSPASASPIYAPAPSDPAAASSPSPNPRPPVEPPEEPSPSPELIGLVPPAPPPPPKHFPPVDQLVPRNSSKNDNGIGDEKKRVVAIAATAAGVVVVVALLLFCCLKGSNKKIGPRDGKRDEKPLLELSMSDFSTGSSQKSVGLGNSSIKDLCADIGKNPPLLTNLSMKHGTSDSLLGGSPLSEGAGPVSFPLKLPPGRSAPLPPAPPSPPPPPAAPPAAPQPPPPPKSARPPPAPPKVPGKYQPSRLGPHHERSNGSSEGGDLDGESGAPKAKLKPFFWDKVLANPDQSMVWHEISSGSFQFNEEMIESLFGYANMDKNKIERKKDSASLEPSIQYIQIIDAKKAQNLSILLRALNVTTEEVLDALHEGNELPVELLHTLLKMSPTTDEELKLRLFSGDLSRLGPADRFLKVLVDFPFAFKRLESLLFMSSLQEEVSNVKESLSTLEVACKKLKSSRLFLKLLEAVLKTGNRMNDGTYRGGAQAFKLDTLLKLSDVKGTDGKTTLLHFVVQEIIRSEGIRAVRTARASQSDTSVKTDDFAEDLTEESAEHYRILGLQVVSGLSSELEDVKKAAFIDADGLTVTVSKLNQSLRKTKDFLNAEMKSLDEESEFHSTLANFVECVEADISGLLGEEKRIMTLVKSTADYFHGKAGKDEGLRLFAIVRDFLRMLDKACKEVRDAGMKAVSRTPKKAAAPAMSSSPEIHQQFPDIRQRLFPAIMERRKDNSSSDDESLSP